The DNA segment CTATTACCCTCTGCATAGAAGAATATCCCCGGGCGATATTTTCACCAATATATAATCCGGAATAACCAACCTGCTGAGCCCGTTGAATAGGAGAAGTACCTTCAGGAGAGATATGATCGAAATACTCTCTTTTACTCATGTCGGTAGCATGATTATCTGCAGCAATCGATAGTGTATCGTTCCATGTTAACTCTTGTGCAGGAGGTATCCAGTCAGACCCGCATTGACATCCGGCAGTACGTATTGTGTTTACCAGAGTCAGCATACTACGCATATCCTCTACATCCTTCTCTTCTTTCTGGCATCCTACCATAAAAAATGAAGTCAGAACAAAACCCGAAATCAGATAGCTATAGATACACATCTTATTTGCCACGAACATGTCTATACAAAAACTCCCCGAAAACAGATTTCCGGGGAGTTAAATTCTTAGCGACTAAAATCATCCTGTACTCTCACGAT comes from the Xanthocytophaga agilis genome and includes:
- a CDS encoding CAP domain-containing protein; the encoded protein is MFVANKMCIYSYLISGFVLTSFFMVGCQKEEKDVEDMRSMLTLVNTIRTAGCQCGSDWIPPAQELTWNDTLSIAADNHATDMSKREYFDHISPEGTSPIQRAQQVGYSGLYIGENIARGYSSMQRVIDDWKASESHCKTMMDTLYTEMGAGRSETYWVQEFGSR